A single region of the Streptomyces sp. NBC_00425 genome encodes:
- a CDS encoding winged helix DNA-binding domain-containing protein, producing MGDGLRHIDVAERRARLALRHRLAPGARGTTPEAVADALVALHATDPATVYLAVGARLADPAQTVTQTDRALYADRTLVRMHGMRHTVFVFPTESTGVVHASTGIVVAARERAKLLKDMATAGAPDAAWLKEVEESALAALARLGQATSGELAAEEPRLRERFVYAAGKPYEGLHSVGTRLLKVLGVEGKVVRGRPLGSFTSNQFRWALAPRHPELPATEAQSDLLRRWLAACGPATEADLKWWTGWRVTEVRRALTAIGARAVTLDEGTGYVLGDDVEAVPGPAEPWAALLPGLDPTAMGWQGRDWYLAPELRPALFDYSGNVGPTVWWNGRVVGAWAQRADGEIVWRILDTRGVGSEAEAAIASRAAALGSWLGPTRVTPRFRTPMEKELVS from the coding sequence CGGCGGGCCAGGCTGGCCCTGCGGCACCGGCTGGCCCCCGGGGCTCGGGGCACGACGCCGGAGGCGGTCGCCGACGCCCTGGTCGCCCTGCACGCCACGGACCCGGCGACGGTGTACCTGGCGGTGGGCGCCCGGCTGGCCGACCCTGCGCAGACGGTGACGCAGACCGACCGCGCGCTGTACGCCGACCGCACTCTCGTGCGCATGCACGGTATGCGGCACACGGTCTTCGTGTTCCCCACGGAGTCGACGGGGGTCGTGCACGCCTCGACCGGCATCGTGGTCGCCGCGCGGGAGCGGGCCAAGCTGCTGAAGGACATGGCGACGGCGGGCGCCCCCGACGCGGCCTGGCTGAAGGAGGTCGAGGAGTCGGCGTTGGCCGCTCTGGCCCGTCTCGGGCAGGCCACTTCGGGGGAGCTGGCCGCCGAGGAGCCGCGCCTGCGGGAGCGGTTCGTGTACGCGGCGGGCAAGCCCTACGAGGGCCTGCACAGCGTGGGGACACGGCTGTTGAAGGTGCTGGGGGTGGAGGGCAAGGTGGTCAGAGGGCGCCCGCTGGGCTCGTTCACGTCGAACCAGTTCCGCTGGGCCCTCGCTCCGCGGCATCCCGAACTGCCCGCCACCGAGGCCCAGTCGGACCTGCTGCGGCGCTGGCTCGCCGCGTGCGGCCCGGCCACGGAGGCCGACCTGAAGTGGTGGACGGGCTGGCGGGTCACGGAGGTGCGCCGCGCTCTGACGGCGATCGGGGCGCGCGCGGTGACCCTGGACGAGGGCACCGGGTACGTCCTCGGCGACGACGTGGAGGCCGTGCCCGGGCCGGCCGAACCGTGGGCGGCCCTGCTGCCCGGCCTCGACCCGACGGCGATGGGCTGGCAGGGCCGGGACTGGTATCTGGCCCCGGAGCTGCGCCCCGCCCTGTTCGACTACAGCGGGAACGTGGGACCGACGGTGTGGTGGAACGGCCGGGTGGTGGGCGCGTGGGCGCAGCGGGCCGACGGGGAGATCGTGTGGCGGATCCTGGACACACGCGGTGTGGGGAGCGAGGCCGAGGCGGCGATCGCCTCGCGGGCGGCGGCGCTGGGATCGTGGCTGGGCCCGACCCGGGTGACGCCGAGGTTCCGGACGCCGATGGAGAAGGAGCTGGTGAGCTGA